CAGATGACGGTGCAGGTATTCGTAAAGACCGAGTAAAAGCACGTGCTGTTGCACAGGGTATGATTGATGAGTCGTACCAGCCTTCAGACCGTGAGTTATACCGCTTAATTCTCCAACCAGGTTTCTCGACGGCGGATAAAGTGACACAGATTTCAGGCCGTGGTGTTGGTATGGACGTTGTGCATAGTGAAATTCTGCAGCTTGGTGGTTCATTAAACGTCAACTCAGAAGATGGCAAAGGCACGACCATGACGGTACGTTTACCGTTCACGTTATCTTCAAACCAAGCGCTGATGGTCAAAGTGAAAGGCGAGCCTTATGCCATTCCATTGTCTAACATTACAACGGTTGCGCGAGTTAAGTCGTCTGATTTGCTGGATATCTATCAAAGCAAAAAAGATACCTTTGAACACCTGGGTGAAGAGTTTGAATTACGTTACTTGGGTCAAATTCTAGAGCGTAACTCAGAAATTGTGCCGCCAGTGGATAGTTATGTCCCGGTATTGATTATTCATGGTGAAGGTAAGCCAATCGCGGTCCATGTCGATGAATTATTGGGCTCACGTGAGATTATCGTTAAAAACGTTGGTCGTCAGATTTCGACTGTACCGGGTATTGCTGGTGCATCGATTACTGGTGACGGTACGGTGGTATTGATTCTGGATATGCAAACTCTGGTTGACCGTTTCCATGAGTGGGATTTTGCCCACGAAGCTGGTCTGGTCGAAGATATTATCCACGAAGATCGTATTCCAACAGTTATGGTTGTGGATGACTCCATTACGGTTCGTAAGGTAACGGCTAGGCTATTACAGCGTCATCAGTATCAAGTGATGACTGCAAAAGACGGTGTAGATGCCATTACGCAACTGCACGATGATGTGCCCGATGTGATGTTGCTGGATATTGAGATGCCGCGAATGGATGGTTTTGAGTTGGCAACCATTATCCGACATGATGAGCGATTGAAGCATATTCCAATTATCATGATTACCTCGCGTACTGGTGAAAAGCACCGTGAACGAGCAGAAGAAATTGGGGTCAATGAGTACCTAGGTAAGCCGTATAATGAAGATAAGTTGCTCTCAACGATTGAGGAGATGTTGGAGCTGGACTTTTAGGTAAAGGAAGCCGATGAATACAGTATTAGTATTGTTAGCAGGATCGACAGGTGGTCCTGCGGCGGTAAAGGCATTTATAGACGCACTGCCCGATAAACCGCTACCGGTTTGCTTTGTACTGGGTAACCACATCACTCAAGAATTTTTACCCAGCTTAGAGTTGATGCTCAACGACCACCCGCAATATAGCGCTGAGATCGTTGATGGAAATAAAGCAATACTTCCAGGCAAGTTATACATAGCGCCCATCGACCAAAAAATTAGTTTTAACCCCGAGGGGCGGATTTATTTAACGGGACAACCTTGGGATGCGCCATACGCACCAAACATTAATCAAATGTTTGAGTCGTCGCTGGATTTGGTTAATACCGAAAAGTTGGCGATTGTATTTAGTGGTATGGATGAAGATGGTGCCGCTAGTGCTGACATACTTGACGAGAATGATGTTGAAATTTGGTGCCAGACATTAGAGTCCTGCGTTCAAGCATCGATGCCATTAAGCATGATGCGAACTGGAAAAGTTATCTATAAAGATAGCCCGGAAGGTTTAGCGAGACAATTGTGTGACTATTTAGAGAGTCACGATTCACTTGATCAATATGCGTGAGAGATTGCATGACTGAGAAAGCAAAAGATGTATACAGTTTTTTAGTACCAATGCTAGAAGATAGCTTGCTACTACCAAACACCGTGATTGCGGAAATTGTTCCGTTCATGAACGTATCGCTTGATGATGACATCGAAACAAGCAAAAACTGGAGAGTGGGAAGCGTAGTGTGGAGAAATCAAACGATTCCCGTTATTGCGCTGGAAAGACTTCAGGGCACGCAAGATCTCGGTGACGTTAAGCGTTCACGTATTGCTATTTGCTACACTTTAAATGGCAATGAAGAGATTCCTTTTGTGGCATTGATGGTACGCGGTATTCCTCGCTTGATTCCAATCGATGACGATAATGCTGAGTTTATCAGTGATGAGATTCAAGGCGCAGAAGATGGCGTTAAAGCTTGGGTCAACGTCAATGGAAAAAAAGCACTGATACCAGATTTGGATTTTATTGAGTCGAGACTCGAGTCCGCTTAATTAATGTTATGTCGTAAAAAAGCAGCTTCTAGCTGCTTTTTTATTGGGAACGATAAAGTATTTATAGAATCAGCGAATAGGGGATTGCAAGGTTAAGCAAAGTCGCCCCATAAAGCATTAATCGCTGACACTGCGGCCAGTGATGCGGTCTCTGTTCGTAAGACTCTAGGCCCAAGGTGGATGGGCACTATCCCACGACTTTCAACCTGCTCAATTTCGAGGTCGCTAAATCCCCCTTCGGGGCCAATCCACAGCGATAAAGGCTGCCCTGTGTCGAGTTCAGACTTAAGCTGATAATCCTTAAAGGTTTGTTTAGCATCTGGGTGCAAAAAGAAAGTTTGTTGCCCAGCATGCTCCAATGCTTCTGCCAGCGTCAATACAGGGTTGAGTGTTGGAATAGAAGCTCGTCCACACTGTTCACAAGCGCTTTGAATGACCCTTTGCCAATGCTGCATCTTCTTTTGCCAGCGCTTTTCATCGAGCTTTACGCCGCAGCGCTCGGTAAGGATTGGGGTAAACTCTTTAATCCCAAGCTCTACTCCTTTTTGCAGGGTTAAATCCATTTTGTCTCCGCGAGAGACGCCTTGCAAAAGGTGAATATGAAGCGGGGATTCTAAATTTTTAGCTGTTTGATCCTTAAGATGAACCGTAACTTGATTGCGCTCCACCTCAATAATGTCGGCAAGGTAGTCAAAGCCATCGCCATTAAAGACAATGACTTGGTGCCCCATGTTAAGTCTTAGGACGCGACTGAGGTGATTGCTCGCCTCTTTGTCTAGCTTGAGGGCTTGGCCAACGGATAAAGTTGGCTGCTCAGTGTAAATCCGTGAAATACGCACCGTGTTAGTCCTTCACAGCAATTTGAATGCCTTTCCAGGCAATATCAGCCAACTTATCAATCTCCTCAGGCGTAATTACATAAGGTGGCATGAAATACACCACATTGCCCAGCGGACGCAGCAAGGCACCGCGCGACAGCGCATACTCATAGACCCGCATGCCGCGACGTTCTTTCCAATCGTAACCTTGGCGTGTCTTTTTATCCTGAACCATTTCGGCGGCTAAAATCATGCCAGTCTGACGCACTTCGGCAACGTTGGGGTGATCAGCGAAGTGAGCGGTTGCTTGCGCCATATGTTTAGCCAATTCTCGATTGTTCTCGATGATTGGTTGCTCGCGGAAGATTTTCAGCGTCGCATTAGCGACAGCGCAACCCGTGGCATAACCGGTATAGCTATGTGAGTGAAGGAAAGCTTTTAGAGTTTCATAGTCATCATAAAAAGCCTCGAAAATCTCTTCACGCGTCATCATTACTGAGAGTGGTAGAAAGCCCGCTGTTAACCCTTTCGACATGCACATAAAGTCGGGGGTAATATTGGCCTGTTCGCAAGCGAACAGAGTCCCTGTACGACCAAATCCCACCGCGATTTCATCAGCGATTAAATGTACGCCGTATTCATCGCACAGCTTTCGCAGCTCGGTTAAATACACTGGATGGTACATACGCATGCCGGTAGCACACTGCACTAACGGCTCAAGAATAACCGCAGCAACGGTTTCGTGCTTTTCTTCGATCAATTTGCGCATATGAACAAATTGACGCAATGAATACTCTTCCCAGCTTTCGCCTTCTTCGCGGTAATAGCAGTCAGGTGATGGTACTGTCATGACGTCAAACATCATGGTTTTATAGGGCTCTTTATAAAGTCCCACGTCGGAAACTGCCAGCGCACCGGTAGTTTCGCCGTGATAGCCGTTTTCCAGCGTGACGAACTGAGTCTTTTCGGGTTTATCTTTTAGCTGCCAATAATGGATACTCATCTTGAGCGCGATTTCGACCGCTGATGAGCCATTTTCACCATAAAATACGCGGTCTAAGCCTTCTGGTGTAATCTTCACCAAGTTTTCCGCTAGCTCAATTGCTGGTTCATGCGTAAAGCCAGAGAAAATCACGTGTTCCAGCTGATCGACCTGATCCTTCATCGCCTGGGCGATGGTTGGATTAGCATGACCGAACAGGTTCACCCACCAAGAACTCACCGCATCGATATAGCGATTACCATCAAAATCCTCGAGGTAAACACCGTCGCCTTTCTTAATCGGCGTCATCGGGTATTTCTCGTAGTCCTTCATCTGACTACAGGGATGCCATAAAACGGCCAGATCGCGCTCTTTCAGACTTGCGTTATTCATAATAAGAAATCTTGTGATTGAATCAATCGTGGCGCTATTATCGCGTATTTAAACGGAAGTCTCAAAGGGCTATCACAGGGAGAGAGTGAGGAGTGCCCATTCCGATATCCCAACAGCCTTTCGACTGGAGGCATTAAGAAAGTGCTGGTAAGATGCGTGCTTGATTTTATTAGTAGGTCTATGCAGGCTGTACTCGGCATAGATCATTTTATTCGGCTCTATACTTTATAAGAAAACCTTGTGACTATAATAAAAACATCCCGCTCCTTGGTTGATGCTCTATTCATGCCATTTCTTTTACTGACAACCGTTATGATGTCGGGCTGTTCAAGTCGGCAGGTTTTGGACCCCGAGGACTCTGTAGTGCGATTATCCAATGGTGCCAGCCTAAAAAGTGAAGTGGATCGTTTGGTAATCCCGCTTATTGATAGTGAAGAAAACATTGGGGCTGTAGTTGCAGTATTAGATCAGAATCAACAAAGTAGCGTGTTTGCGTATGGCCATAAAGATAAAGATAAGAAAACGAAGCTATCAGGCGATACGTTATTTGGTATTGGCTCGACGACAAAGTCACTGGTAGTCTCCCTGTTACTGGCAATGGACGACCAAGGCGTCGTTTCACTGGACGATACGATTGCTGATTTGCTACCGGCAGAACTGACATTTGCTGATCCGCGCATCAGAGACATCACGTTCGGGCAATTAGCCAGCCATACCTCAGGCTTGCCCCGCGAACCGGTCAAGTTTGAGAGCCTAGCCGCTCTTTGGCATTACTTCTTCACTGGTGACAACTTATACTCACACCTGACTGATGAGGCTGTCTACACTTATCTGCAAGAGTTTGAACTGCCATCAGATCTCGATGATGCTCCGACTTATTCAAACATTGGTGTGGGCTTATTGGCGCATTTTCTAACGCTTAAAACAGGGCAGGATCTGGAAACCTTGTTAAACACTTATATATTGCAGGAACTGGATATGCAGAACACTGTGATAAAACTGACTCCCGAAGCTACCATGCGCCTAGCCACCGGGTATAGCGGCGACCAACCCTGGTTTATTGAACGAAACACACCGCTTGATAACTGGATCTTCAGTTCCGTCATGTTGGGAACAGGGGGCGTGTATTCCACGGCAGAAGATTTAATCAAGTACCTAAAAGCACACTTGCGACAATCGGGAACCAAGCTGGATACGATATTGCAGCAGTCTCGAACAATCATGGGGGAAGATGGGCGACACTTCCTCACCATGGGTTGGTATGTTGATTATCTTCCCGACTATGACCGCCATTTCTATTACTACCATGGGATGATTTCGGGCTTTAATTGCTACATAGGATTTGAGCCGGAAACTGAGATAGCGGTAGTGGTTTTGAGAAATAATTTTAACTGGCAGGATAAGGTTGGACATAACCTGTTACTGAGAATGTCCGAATTCTTACGCCTTGAGCAATCTCAAGACGTTAACATTAGTAGCCCGTAAATTCTTACGGTAGGTGGCGTTGAGCCTTTGCATGTTAACCTCGAAGTCACGCTGTTCTTTCGAGGATACGCTGGCTCTGACCCTATTAACTCCCCATTAATTCCGAAAAAGGGGTAAACACTCCAGAAATTTGTTATTTATTATATTTTTGTGAGGAACTATAAAAATTTTTATGTTCATTTCCCTCTAAAGAGATTCCCAAGGTCATTCGTCCGAACAAAGAAACGAACCAAAGAAAGTCGCCCCCAATATTTAGGCCAAGCTAGCTTGGCTTCCCTTTCAATTCCTAAGCCATTATACGCACCGTGAAATACAGTCCATCCTTGGCCTGAATATCACTATTCAAATCTTCTCCCTAAAGGGATTCCCGCAGGTCACAGATTTGAATTGCTATGCCTTAGTCACTAAAAGGCTAAATATTACGGGGTAATTGGTGCAAGTCTGCTTGTTCTTTCGAGAACTACGCTGGCTTTATCATATATTTGAAGGTAAACATGAAAGAAGTTATAGTAAATAAATAGCTAAGCGAGACTCTAAAGAAATGGACATATGGGAACTTGATAAATTAATACTATTTTTATTATTTGTTATCCCTGGATTTATAAGTATAAAAACATATCAAATTGTTTTTCCGGGTACAGTCAGAGCTGCTTCAGATCAAATCGTTGATGCGATTGCTTATAGCTCAATAAATTATGCAATACTTTTCTATCCAATTACACTTGTTGAGGGGAAAGAGCTCAGAGACTATAGTTCATTTTGCTATTATTTATTTTATGTATTTGTCTTCCTTCTGGCGCCAATTTTATGGGTAATACTACTAAAATACATTAGAACAAGAAACGTATTTCAAAAGAATGCTCCGCATCCTACTGAAAAACCATGGGATTTTGTTTTTGCTCAAAGAAGAGAGTATTGGGTAAAAGTTACCTTAAAGAATGGAACTGTTTTGGGTGGAAAGTATGCGAGTAAGTCTTTTACCTCGAGCTCTCCATCTGAACAAGAGATATATCTTGAGGAATCATGGGTTTTGAGTGAGAAAGGTGGGTTCTTAAAAAAGAAGGATAGGAGTGAGGGTGTTTTAATAACATCAGGTGAGATTTCATTTTTGGAATTTAGGAATATAAGAGGTTAGTATATGTCAGGTGGTAGAAAAGATATTAATGAAGGGTATAGCCCTTTAGAAAGAAAGGATAATGGTTATCAGCCATTTGAAGATAATGATAAAGGGAGTGGCTCTCCAGACGGGGGCTACCAACCACTTGAGGACACTGGTAGCAACCCAACCCAAGGCGATAACCCTCCCGGGGACGAATAGAAAAGCCGGCAGAAGCCGGCTTTTTACATCACGAAATAGTGATTAATAACGGTAGTGTTCAGGCTTGTAAGGGCCTTCGACTTCAACGTTGATGTAAGCTGCTTGCTTGTCAGAAAGCGTGGTTAGACGCGCGCCGATGCGTTCTAGGTGTAGCTTGGCAACTTTTTCATCCAGGTGTTTCGGTAGGATGTAAACGTCGTTGTCGTACTTATCGCCGTTTTTCCACAGTTCGATTTGCGCTAGAACTTGGTTAGTAAACGAGTTCGACATGACGAAGCTTGGGTGGCCTGTGGCACAACCAAGGTTTACCAGACGACCTTTTGCTAACAAGGTAATACGCTTACCGTCAGGGAATACCACTTGGTCAACTTGGTCTTTAATGTTGATCCATTCGTAGTTTTCTAAACTAGCGATGTTGATTTCGTTATCGAAGTGACCAATGTTACATACGATTGCTTGGTCTTTCATGCGCTCCATGTGTTCATGGCGAATGATGTCGTAGTTACCCGTCGCTGTGACGAAGATGTCAGCTTGCTCAACAACGTTTGGATCTTCTAGGTCTACCACGCGGTAACCTTCCATCGCTGCTTGTAGTGCACAGATCGGATCGATTTCTGTGATCCAGACAGTTGCGCCAAGGCCACGAAGCGATTGCGCAGAACCTTTACCCACGTCACCATAACCGCAAACGATAGCGACTTTACCGGCGATCATGACGTCAGTTGCACGCTTGATACCGTCAACTAATGACTCACGGCACCCGTACAAGTTATCGAACTTAGATTTAGTCACTGAGTCGTTAACGTTAATCGCTGGGAAGGGTAGTTCACCGTTTTTCTTCATTTGGTAAAGACGTGCAACACCTGTTGTCGTTTCTTCGGTCACGCCTTGGATTTCAGCCAATGTGCGCGAGTAGAAAGTGTCGTCTTCAGCCAGTTTCGCTTTGATTGACTTGAATAAAGCAACTTCTTCTTCGCTACCTGGTTTGTCCAATACGCTGATGTCTTTTTCAGCGCGGCTACCTAAGATAAGAAGCATGGTCGCATCGCCACCGTCGTCTAGGATCATGTTTGGAGAACCGCCGTCGCCCCATTTCATGATGCGGTGCGTGTAGTCCCAGTATTCGTCTAGTGTTTCGCCTTTGTATGCGAACACTGGAATACCTTGATCCGCCATTGCTGCTGCGGCGTGATCTTGCGTCGAGTAGATATTACAAGAAACCCAACGGACTTCAGCGCCAAGTGCGATTAGCGTTTCCATTAACATGGCGGTCTGAATCGTCATGTGCAATGAACCTGCAATGCGCGCGCCTTTTAGCGGTTGTTCGCCTTCGTACTCTTCGCGAATCTGCATCAAGCCAGGCATTTCGCTTTTCGCCATTTCAATTTCTTTGTGGCCCCAAGAAGCGAGGCTAATATCTTTAATGATGTAATCTGTCATGTTGTTCCCAATAATTGGTTACGTGTATTTAAAATAAAAATTTATAGGCCAGCAGCCGCTTTAAGAGCTTCTGCTTTATCAGTGCGCTCCCAAGTGAAAGTGCTTTCGGTGCGACCGAAGTGACCGTAAGCGGCTGTAGCTTTGTAAATAGGGTGCAATAAATCGAGCATTTGGATTAAGCCGCGTGGACGTAAATCAAAGTGTTCACGAACCAGCTGTACCAATTTATCTTCGCTGACTTTGCCTGTGCCGAAAGTATTGACGCTGATCGACGTTGGTTCTGATACGCCAATAGCGTAAGACACTTGAATCTCACAACGCTCCGCTAAACCTGCTGCGACAATGTTTTTCGCGACGTAACGGCCTGCGTAGGCTGCACTACGGTCTACTTTTGAAGGATCTTTACCTGAGAAAGCCCCGCCGCCGTGACGTGCCATACCGCCGTAAGTATCGACGATAATTTTACGGCCCGTTAAGCCGCAGTCGCCCATCGGTCCACCGATTTCGAACTTACCGGTTGGGTTAACGAAGTATTTAGTATCGCCAGTAACCCATTCGGCAGGTAATACTGGTTTGATGATTTCTTCGATTACCGCTTCTTGTAAATCTTTTTGCGAGATGTCTGGTGTGTGTTGTGTTGATAACACGACCGCATCAATGCCTACTGGCTTGTCATTCTCGTAGCGGAACGTGAGCTGACTTTTCGCATCAGGACGTAGCCACTTTAAGCTGCCGTTTTTGCGCAATTGGGCTTGGCGCTCGACTAAGCGGTGTGAATAGGTAATTGGGGCTGGCATCAGTACGTCAGTTTCATTACTGGCGTAACCGAACATTAAGCCTTGGTCGCCCGCGCCTTGTGCGTCAGGATCGTCACGATCAACGCCTTGTGCGATGTCTGGGCTTTGTTTACCAATGGCGTTTAGTACCGCGCACGAACTAAAGTCGAAGCCCATATCGGAACCGGTGTAACCGATATCTTCGATGGTTTTACGGGCAATACCTTCGATATCAACCCAAGCTGTGGTCGCGACTTCTCCGGCGACAATCACCATGCCGGTTTTAACCATGGTTTCGACAGCAACACGAGCATTGGTATCTTGCTCTAGGATGGCATCAAGCACGGCATCGGAAATTTGGTCAGCGATTTTATCTGGATGGCCTTCTGAAACAGACTCAGAAGTAAAGACGGAATAATTGCTCATTGTGTAACTAATACCTTAATTTGTGTGGGATACACTTACAAAAAGGCCGTCAAGTAACGCATGACGGTCAAAAAGTAATCGAATTTTACATGCTTTGGACGTCTAAAACATCTATTTTTACATCTTTTGCTGTGAAAAACACATGAATATAAATAATTAGGGCAAAGTTTGAATATTGCAAGTATCCGTTTATGATTGCAGTAACTTATTTATTCCTACTAATGAACAGGCGAAAGTCACTTATGGGCCAACCGACCATACACAAAAAGCACAACTTTGACGAAGGCGAACCGCTGGCGCCGTGGCGCGAAAAAATCCATGAGGTGATTTTTGAGGCTGATACGGGTTGGGGCAAAGCGTTTGATGTGTTTTTGATCATCAGTATTTTCGCCAGCGTGATTGCCGTGATGCTGGATAGCGTCGCCAGTATCTCAGCGGAGTATCGATTGCCGCTGTGGATAGCCGAGTGGACCTTTACCGTGCTCTTTACCATTGAATATATCCTACGCCTAATTTGTGTGCGTAAGCCGATGCTCTATGCCCGAAGCTTTTATGGTATCGTCGATCTGTTGTCCGTGTTGCCGACTTACTTAGCGCTGTTCTTAGTTGATGCTAAATACTTCTTGGTCATTCGTATTTTGCGTGTGCTGCGCGTATTCCGGATTTTCAAACTCGCCAGCTATATCGGTGAAGCCAGTATGATGATGAAAGCGCTACGCAACAGCCACGCCAAAATTAGCGTCTTTTTATATACCGTCGTGCTTCTTGTAGTGATATTCGGGTCACTGATTTATGTCATTGAGGGAGCCGAAAATGGTTTCACCAGTATCCCGACGTCTATCTACTGGGCAATCGTCACCTTAACTACTGTGGGTTATGGTGATATTTCCCCCCAGTCACCGCTCGGACAGTTCCTAGCATCCTGCATCATGATTATGGGTTATGGCTTAATTGCTGTGCCGACGGGCATCTACAGCGCAGAAATCACCCGCCAAGCGATAAAAGAACATAAAGAAAAAGAAATCACCAACAACGCCTGCCCTTCCTGCTCCTACGAAGGCCATGATGCCGACGCGGTACACTGCAAGAAGTGTGGCGCAGAGTTGTAGAGCTTTTCACGTCCGCTTAGCAAACTTCAAAGGTTTAAGCGGTTACATGGAAAGGTCACGTTATTAAATATAATACACCGTGCTGGTCATGACTTTGGACATGGTTTTCATGCCAAACTTGACGGGTTTAGGTAGTTCAGCCGCGCCATTCTCAATCGCGGTAGTGGCATGTTTGAGTTCTTCAGTGTGCATCTGGGATAGAATGGCTTTACTTTTGTAGTCTTTCTTGGGGAGTTTGTCGAGGTGGCTTTCGAGGTGTTTGCAGACTTGGTTTTCGGTCTCAGCGACGAAGCCTAAGCTCCACTTATCACCCACCAGTCCTGCGACAGCGCCGATAGAAAAAGAGCCGACATACCACAATGGGTTAAGGTAACTTTCGTGGCTGTTGAGTTGGGTTAGGCGTTCGCTACACCAAGCGAGATGATCCACTTCTTCTTGCGCGGCAAGCTCCATTTCTTGGCGAATTTCAGGCAGTTTCGCTGTTAGCGCTTGGCCCTGATAGAGTGCTTGGGCGCACACTTCCCCAGTATGATTGATCCGCATCAGATTGGCCGCATGCTTTTGCTCATCAGCCGTCATTTCTTGTTCAGCAATATCGTTAGCAGGGCTTTGACGCGGAGCCGCATCGTAAATCCCCTGAGTTGTTTTTAACGCTGAATCGGCTACCATACATAGGCGATCGAAAAAGCTGTACTGACGCATAAGAAATGTCATTGATAATGAGTAATAAGGATATTTTAGCGTTAATCGATAATAAAGAGAAATTTTGGAGCTAGATTAAGATTCATGGCGAGCATTACTGAACAAAACGACCTGCATATTCTGATTCGGTCTAAGAATCCGATATTGGTGATTGAGACCCACGAAGAGAATCGTGCAATGCAGCTGATCAACCAAGTGGCCCTCAATATCAATAAACCTGTTTTTGGGTGGCACCTGACGGAGGGCTTGCGTCGTTTAGAAGTTGAGGGGCAGCACTTTGCGGCGTTAAAAGACACTAGCACTGCTGAAGGCTGTTTATCACATATTAAGCGCATGGAGCGGGAAGGGCTGTATGTCTTGTTCGATATGCATCCTTTCGTCAATGCCGAGCACCCACAAAACACACGACTGTTACGAGATATTGCCTTGTCTTATGCTGAACATAAGCAGACGATCATTCTGGTCAGTCATAAGGTTACGCTTCCCGACGAATTAAAAAGAGTATCGCGTTCATTCAATTTAAAGCTCCCTGATGAAGCGGAGTTGGAAGTCATCATCCGCAAGGAAGCCACTCGCTGGGGGGTGAAAAATCCAGACAAGCGTGTGCGCACGGATAAGAAGTTATTAGCAAGGTTGGTCAAAAACTTACGCGGACTGACTTGGGCCGACGCTGAGCAGATGGTAAGAAACCTCATTTATGATGACGGCGTTATCTCGCAAGGCGAAGTCGAGGAAGTGAATCAGGCGCGTTATAAGTTGCTCGATCTCGATGGAGCGGTTCATTACGAGTATGAGACGGCGCACTTTGCAGAAGTTGGCGGTATGACCAACCTTAAAAAGTGGCTCCAGCTGCGACAGAAAGTCTTTTTAAGTGACAAAGATCCAGCTCTACAAAATATGGGACTGGATATTCCTAAAGGCATTCTGCTGATGGGGGTTCAAGGCAGCGGTAAGTCATTGGCTGCAAAAGCAGTTGCTGGGATGTGGGAAGTGCCGCTGTTGCGGCTTGATTTTGGTGCTCTGTATAACAAGTGGCACGGTGAAAGTGAGAAGAACTTGCGTGAGGCGTTGAAACTATCGCAGACCATGTCACCCTGCGTTTTATGGCTCGATGAGATTGAAAAAGGGTTAAGCACCTCGGACAGCGATGGCGGAACATCTAAGCGGATGCTGGGGACCTTGCTCACCTTTATGCAAGAGAATGATGCGCCGGTATTTTTTGTGGCGACGGCGAACGATATTAGTGCGTTACCGCCGGAGTTGATTCGCAAAGGCCGCTTTGATGAATTGTTTTTTGTGGATTTGCCCGATGCCGTGGCGCGACAAGAGATTTTTAGAATTCATTTAGAAAAGCGTGAGCAATCAGGAGTGAACTTTGACTTGGTTACGCTTTCCGAGATAACGGAAGGTTTCAGTGGCGCAGAGATTGAGCAGGCTATAGTCGCTGGCTTGTATGCCGCGCATTATCAGGACAGTTCGTTAACCACAGACATGATTGTCGATGAAGTTCGTCAAACCAAGCCGTTGTCTGTGGTTATGGCTGAAAAAATTACAGCGCTGCGCGCCTGGGCTAACGAGCGTGCAGTAAAAGCAAACTAATAGGATTTATCATGAAATTGATCTACTCAGAGGCATCGCCGTATGCCAGAACGGCAAGAATGGTGGTTAGAGAATTAGGACTGACTGGGCAGGTTGAAGAGGTTGCGCACCATCCTTTTGATAACCCGCAGGAGCTGTTGGACGCAAACCCTTTGTGTAAGGTGCCTTGCTTGATTGATGATAAGGGCATGGCTATTTTTGATAGTCAGGTTATTGCTGAGTATTTGGATGCAAAGGCTGATGGTGACAAGGAGTTATTTGCAGCAGTAAACAAAGATTGGCAGCTTAAAACGCTCTATTCGCTGACTCGTGGGTTAATGGATACGGCGGTCGCTTTACAGCAAGATAAAATGCGCGGTGAGGGACAGTCGGAGTTTTGGCAAGAGCGGTTTTATGGGGCGCTTGATCGCGGCTTGGGCTATTTGCAAAAACACTTAGCGAGTTTCCCCAAGCAGTTTGAGGTTCTGTCAATTAACACCGTTGCGCTGGTTGATTATATTCGGTTTAGACACCCGGACTATCAGAGGCTTGATAGCTTTACTAAGCTAACCATGTGGTGTGATGAACAAGAAAGCCGCCTGAGTGTGACCCAAACGGCTCCAAAATAGACGCTTAAAAACGTTGGTTTTAATCATCCTGAACTTTCAGGAGTGACGGACTACTTTTTCTGCCAAGCGCCGT
The DNA window shown above is from Kangiella marina and carries:
- a CDS encoding glutathione S-transferase; this encodes MKLIYSEASPYARTARMVVRELGLTGQVEEVAHHPFDNPQELLDANPLCKVPCLIDDKGMAIFDSQVIAEYLDAKADGDKELFAAVNKDWQLKTLYSLTRGLMDTAVALQQDKMRGEGQSEFWQERFYGALDRGLGYLQKHLASFPKQFEVLSINTVALVDYIRFRHPDYQRLDSFTKLTMWCDEQESRLSVTQTAPK